A section of the Prevotella melaninogenica genome encodes:
- a CDS encoding ATP-dependent RecD-like DNA helicase: protein MTKKKDKQIILTPSQQQAFNKLKDFVNGSSANTFILTGYAGTGKTTLMKTLIEWINEQNKEFQLLASTGRAAKILSNKTECEAKTVHSCIYTFADFNQDIEKVVNQIDDSKGIDDTGQLLLQFTSASAKNSDYERKVYIIDEASMISDHPDKNPTQAIFGTGRLLHDLINFDNKGCFIFVGDACQLPPISQDFSPALDKEYLEDVHRMTIERATLNEIVRQQDGNDIVIAATRMRTLYQNPPQVKWGKFPFRGYKDIKIHPNQLSIVNAYINNVKQNGFEEATLLCGSNAACNILTSIVRPALGFNKSLLEVGELLLITQNNNTTRLMNGDLVKVISTERRIRRAGLTFLQVEVEEMVSKQTFSLLLIEDILYGNMTNLTQESQKALFIDFYRRMKEQHIKPKTDAFKTAMFNDPYLNALRAVYGYALTCHKAQGGEWKDVYLDIPRRLSHSPKRSVYQWLYTAMTRASDCLHVADDFFIG, encoded by the coding sequence ATGACAAAAAAGAAAGACAAGCAGATAATTCTGACACCTTCCCAACAGCAGGCTTTCAATAAGTTGAAAGACTTTGTCAACGGTAGCAGTGCCAACACATTCATCCTTACTGGATATGCTGGAACCGGAAAGACTACACTGATGAAGACACTCATTGAGTGGATAAACGAGCAGAACAAAGAATTCCAGCTGCTTGCCTCAACGGGCAGAGCGGCAAAGATTCTCAGCAACAAGACAGAATGTGAGGCTAAGACAGTTCATAGTTGCATCTATACCTTTGCAGATTTCAATCAGGATATCGAAAAGGTCGTCAACCAAATTGACGACTCAAAAGGTATTGACGATACAGGACAGTTATTATTGCAATTTACATCAGCCTCAGCAAAGAATTCTGATTATGAGCGCAAAGTCTATATCATTGACGAAGCCTCTATGATTTCTGACCATCCTGACAAGAACCCCACCCAGGCTATCTTCGGGACAGGAAGGCTGCTGCACGACCTTATTAACTTTGACAACAAGGGGTGCTTTATCTTCGTTGGAGACGCCTGCCAGCTACCTCCTATCTCGCAAGACTTCTCGCCTGCGCTTGACAAAGAATATCTGGAGGATGTTCACAGAATGACTATTGAACGTGCTACGCTCAATGAGATTGTACGTCAGCAGGATGGCAACGACATTGTCATCGCTGCCACACGTATGCGCACACTCTATCAGAATCCGCCTCAAGTAAAATGGGGAAAGTTTCCTTTCCGTGGTTATAAAGACATCAAGATACATCCTAACCAGCTATCAATAGTCAATGCCTATATCAACAACGTAAAGCAGAATGGCTTTGAAGAAGCCACCCTTCTCTGTGGAAGCAATGCCGCCTGCAACATACTGACGAGTATCGTACGTCCTGCCCTCGGTTTCAATAAATCCTTACTTGAAGTGGGCGAACTCCTACTTATCACACAGAACAACAATACGACAAGACTCATGAATGGTGACCTCGTAAAGGTTATCTCCACAGAACGGCGCATAAGACGTGCAGGACTCACCTTCCTGCAAGTTGAAGTGGAAGAAATGGTTAGCAAGCAAACTTTCTCTCTGCTTCTCATAGAAGACATCCTCTATGGTAATATGACCAACCTTACGCAAGAATCCCAAAAGGCTCTCTTCATCGACTTCTACCGACGAATGAAGGAGCAGCATATCAAACCCAAGACTGATGCCTTCAAGACTGCTATGTTTAACGACCCTTACCTCAATGCCCTCCGAGCTGTCTATGGCTATGCCCTTACTTGTCACAAGGCACAAGGAGGAGAGTGGAAGGACGTGTATCTCGACATCCCCCGACGCCTCAGCCACTCTCCGAAGCGTTCAGTTTATCAATGGCTCTACACTGCTATGACACGCGCCAGTGATTGTCTACACGTAGCAGATGATTTCTTTATTGGTTGA
- a CDS encoding CRISPR-associated primase-polymerase type B yields the protein MLLFGTNIQSAADELKKVQEEYLYNSLRNPKHTIAATIQQLRIVYSMDAKAYAQLKRRLPYFVCGQFNPPFRRKENFAYTESFILDFDHLSSKQLSMKTIRDNIVKDEQVMMCFTSPSEDGLKVMFRLKERCYDAGLYSIFYKAFAATFAMRHNLTQVTDSKTSDVARACFISIDPNAYFNPNSIPVDIKAYLDESNPDLLFKIKHEQDEHDKVIKKSDDKQAPSPKDPDKDILTRIRQQLNPKAQLPVEQHPAYVPERLNEIIAELKLFIEETGLQVTEIINIQYAKKIRARLGQKEAEVNLFYGKRGFSVVISPRLGTNEELNELLADLIKAFLQK from the coding sequence ATGCTACTATTCGGAACAAACATACAATCTGCAGCTGACGAATTAAAGAAGGTACAGGAAGAGTATCTTTATAATAGCCTCCGTAACCCTAAACACACTATTGCTGCAACAATCCAGCAACTACGTATAGTTTACAGCATGGATGCTAAAGCCTATGCGCAGTTAAAAAGAAGACTGCCATATTTTGTTTGTGGACAATTTAACCCACCTTTCCGCAGAAAGGAGAACTTCGCTTACACAGAAAGTTTTATTCTGGACTTTGACCATCTATCATCTAAACAACTTTCAATGAAAACTATACGTGATAATATAGTGAAAGATGAACAAGTCATGATGTGTTTTACGTCACCAAGTGAGGATGGCCTGAAAGTTATGTTTCGGCTTAAAGAACGATGCTATGATGCTGGATTATATTCTATTTTTTACAAGGCCTTTGCTGCAACTTTTGCCATGCGACATAATTTGACCCAAGTAACTGATAGTAAGACCTCAGATGTTGCACGTGCATGTTTTATCAGCATAGACCCAAATGCTTATTTCAATCCAAATTCAATACCTGTTGATATTAAAGCTTATCTTGACGAATCAAATCCAGACTTGCTCTTCAAAATAAAACACGAACAAGACGAACATGACAAAGTTATTAAGAAGAGTGACGACAAACAGGCTCCTTCACCAAAAGATCCTGACAAAGATATATTAACACGTATTCGACAGCAACTTAATCCAAAGGCACAACTGCCAGTAGAACAACATCCAGCCTATGTACCAGAACGGCTCAACGAAATAATTGCTGAACTAAAACTCTTTATAGAAGAAACAGGACTACAAGTAACAGAGATTATTAATATACAATATGCTAAGAAAATACGAGCACGATTAGGACAAAAGGAAGCCGAGGTAAACCTATTTTATGGTAAACGCGGATTCAGCGTCGTCATATCTCCCAGACTTGGAACAAATGAAGAACTGAACGAACTACTTGCAGATTTAATTAAAGCTTTTCTACAAAAGTAA
- the cas2 gene encoding CRISPR-associated endonuclease Cas2 has translation MRKPIPYIEILRKLSRAGVQNSPPINRQTGDFSNMQTLQERVDFLMGVVNKPKRPATNILFFVMYDIESDKVRYHIAKYLERKGCTRIQRSIFLADLNKKVYDLIKSDLEEVQSLYDNHDSIIVCPVSTDQLQAMKIIGEDISIDIITRSRNTLFF, from the coding sequence ATGAGAAAACCTATTCCATACATAGAAATTCTACGAAAACTTTCGAGAGCTGGTGTACAGAACTCACCTCCCATCAATCGACAGACAGGTGATTTTAGTAACATGCAGACACTACAAGAACGTGTGGACTTTCTTATGGGAGTAGTAAACAAGCCCAAACGGCCAGCTACCAATATACTATTCTTCGTTATGTATGATATAGAAAGCGACAAGGTGCGCTATCATATTGCAAAATATCTGGAACGCAAAGGATGTACTCGCATACAGCGTTCTATCTTCCTTGCCGACCTCAATAAGAAAGTCTATGACTTAATCAAAAGCGACCTTGAAGAAGTACAGTCGCTCTATGACAATCATGACAGCATCATCGTATGCCCCGTCTCCACTGATCAATTACAAGCAATGAAAATTATCGGTGAAGATATAAGTATAGACATTATAACTCGTTCGCGTAACACATTATTCTTCTAA
- the queC gene encoding 7-cyano-7-deazaguanine synthase QueC gives MKDSVIIVSGGLDSITLLYDKAETIALAISFDYGQNHGAKELPYAQYHCEKLGIPHITIPLSFMHQYFKSSLLDGADAIPEGHYEEENMKSTVVPFRNGIMLSIATGIAESHELKRVYIANHGGDHTIYPDCRPEFIHAMNGAAKAGTFVNVCIEAPYTEVTKAEIVARGAALGIDYSKTWSCYKGADVHCGKCGTCVERMEAFEDAGVDDPTTYCKD, from the coding sequence ATGAAAGATTCGGTTATTATTGTTAGTGGTGGACTTGATTCTATCACGTTGCTTTATGATAAGGCGGAAACAATCGCCTTGGCTATCTCTTTTGACTATGGTCAGAACCATGGGGCTAAGGAACTGCCTTATGCTCAGTATCATTGTGAGAAGTTAGGTATTCCTCATATTACGATTCCGTTGTCGTTTATGCACCAGTATTTTAAGAGTTCATTGCTTGATGGGGCTGATGCTATCCCAGAGGGGCATTATGAGGAAGAGAATATGAAGTCGACGGTTGTCCCTTTCCGTAATGGCATAATGTTGTCGATAGCAACGGGGATTGCCGAGAGTCATGAGTTGAAGCGAGTGTATATTGCTAATCATGGTGGCGATCATACGATTTATCCAGACTGTCGTCCAGAGTTTATCCATGCGATGAATGGTGCTGCGAAAGCTGGAACATTTGTGAATGTATGTATAGAGGCTCCTTATACCGAGGTTACCAAGGCTGAGATTGTGGCTCGTGGTGCAGCGTTGGGAATTGACTATTCTAAGACATGGAGTTGTTATAAAGGTGCGGATGTTCACTGTGGTAAGTGTGGAACATGCGTAGAACGTATGGAAGCCTTTGAGGATGCTGGAGTAGATGATCCAACGACTTATTGTAAAGATTGA
- a CDS encoding bifunctional dihydroorotate dehydrogenase B NAD binding subunit/NADPH-dependent glutamate synthase yields the protein MNKIIHKQQFSEKVFCLEVETPLIARSCRPGNFIIVRVDNHSERVPYTIAKSDPTKGTITMVIQEVGRSSTKLCQLNEGDEIADIVGPLGTPSHIENYGTIICAGGGIGIAAILPILTALKQAGNKVISVLAGRTKELVIMVDDVKKYSDEVIIMTDDGSYGEKGVITVGVEKVIQREHVDKVLAIGPPIMMKFTSLLAKKYGIPNDVSLNTIMVDGTGMCGACRLTIGGKTRFVCIDGPEFDGDLVDWDEMFKRMGTFKDIETSPNPSEGGECLAENKAETACEAGKATESCQKENAAAHTTHLSEEMADDAWRTTLRKALRPKERTAIERVKMPELDADYRAKTRLEEVNIGLTPEMAMQEAKRCLDCPKPSCVEGCPVNIQIPDFIKNIERGNFLEAAKILKETSALPAVCGRVCPQEKQCESRCIHLKMNSPAVAIGYLERFAADYERESGHMALPDVAPANGIKVAVIGSGPAGLSFAGDMAKRGFDVYVFEALHEIGGVLKYGIPEFRLPNKIVDVEIDNLRRIGVHFQTDTIVGKTISIEELKEKGFKGIFVGSGAGLPNFMGIPGENAINILSSNEYLTRVNLMDAANPETDTPIIMGKKVLVIGGGNTAMDSCRTAKRLGADVTLVYRRSEAEMPARLEEVKHAKEEGINFLTLHNPQEYKADEKGRVCAAVLDVMKLGEPDASGRCRPELTGETVTVECDQVIVAVGVSPNPLVPKSVKGLELGRKDTIAVNEQMQSSQPEIYAGGDIVRGGATVILAMGDGRRAAANMAEQLLA from the coding sequence ATGAACAAGATTATCCACAAACAACAGTTTTCAGAGAAGGTATTCTGCTTGGAAGTAGAAACCCCGCTCATTGCACGAAGCTGCCGTCCTGGTAACTTTATCATCGTGCGTGTCGACAACCACAGCGAACGTGTACCTTACACCATTGCGAAATCGGACCCAACAAAGGGAACAATCACTATGGTTATTCAAGAGGTAGGCCGCTCATCTACAAAGCTTTGCCAGCTGAATGAAGGCGATGAGATTGCTGATATTGTCGGACCACTTGGTACACCATCCCACATAGAGAACTATGGTACGATTATCTGTGCTGGTGGTGGTATCGGTATCGCTGCCATTCTCCCTATCCTTACCGCTCTGAAGCAGGCAGGTAACAAGGTTATCTCTGTCCTTGCTGGTCGTACCAAGGAGTTAGTTATCATGGTAGATGACGTAAAGAAATACTCTGATGAGGTTATCATCATGACCGATGATGGCTCATACGGAGAGAAGGGTGTTATCACTGTGGGCGTAGAAAAGGTAATACAGCGTGAACACGTAGATAAGGTATTGGCTATTGGTCCTCCTATCATGATGAAGTTCACCTCCCTTTTGGCTAAGAAATACGGCATCCCTAACGATGTTTCACTCAACACTATCATGGTGGATGGAACAGGTATGTGTGGTGCTTGCCGTCTTACAATTGGTGGTAAGACCCGCTTTGTCTGCATTGATGGCCCTGAGTTCGATGGCGATCTCGTAGATTGGGATGAGATGTTCAAACGAATGGGAACATTTAAGGATATTGAGACCTCCCCCAACCCCTCCGAAGGAGGGGAGTGCCTGGCGGAAAACAAGGCAGAAACAGCTTGCGAAGCGGGAAAGGCTACAGAAAGTTGCCAGAAAGAAAATGCTGCAGCACATACAACCCACCTATCAGAAGAGATGGCAGACGACGCTTGGCGTACCACATTACGCAAGGCACTTAGACCGAAGGAGCGTACAGCTATTGAACGTGTGAAAATGCCAGAGCTTGATGCCGACTATCGTGCAAAAACTCGTTTGGAGGAAGTAAATATCGGATTGACACCAGAAATGGCTATGCAAGAGGCTAAACGCTGTCTTGACTGTCCAAAACCTTCTTGCGTAGAGGGTTGTCCTGTGAACATTCAGATTCCAGACTTTATCAAGAATATTGAGCGTGGCAACTTCCTCGAAGCAGCTAAGATACTCAAGGAAACATCAGCTCTACCAGCCGTATGTGGTCGTGTTTGTCCACAAGAGAAGCAGTGTGAGAGTCGTTGTATCCACCTAAAGATGAATTCACCAGCCGTTGCAATCGGTTATCTTGAGCGTTTTGCAGCCGACTACGAGCGTGAGAGCGGACACATGGCATTACCAGATGTAGCTCCAGCCAACGGTATCAAGGTTGCCGTAATCGGCTCTGGCCCTGCAGGATTAAGCTTTGCAGGCGATATGGCTAAGCGTGGATTCGATGTCTATGTCTTTGAGGCACTGCACGAGATTGGTGGCGTATTGAAATATGGTATCCCTGAGTTCCGTCTACCAAACAAGATTGTAGATGTCGAAATAGATAATCTTCGTCGCATCGGTGTACACTTCCAGACTGATACTATTGTTGGTAAGACTATCAGCATAGAAGAGTTGAAAGAGAAAGGCTTCAAGGGAATCTTCGTTGGTTCAGGTGCTGGATTGCCTAACTTTATGGGAATTCCAGGCGAGAACGCCATCAACATTCTTTCAAGTAATGAGTATCTGACTCGTGTAAACCTCATGGATGCAGCCAATCCAGAGACCGACACACCTATTATTATGGGTAAGAAAGTTTTGGTTATCGGTGGTGGTAACACAGCTATGGACTCTTGCCGTACCGCTAAGCGATTAGGAGCAGACGTGACACTTGTCTATCGTCGTTCAGAAGCAGAGATGCCTGCACGTCTTGAAGAGGTGAAACATGCTAAGGAAGAAGGTATTAACTTCCTCACACTCCATAATCCACAAGAGTATAAAGCAGATGAGAAGGGACGTGTATGTGCAGCTGTATTAGACGTAATGAAACTTGGAGAGCCAGATGCAAGTGGACGATGCCGTCCAGAGTTGACAGGCGAGACCGTCACTGTTGAGTGTGATCAGGTTATCGTTGCCGTAGGTGTATCTCCTAACCCATTGGTACCAAAGTCAGTAAAGGGACTTGAATTAGGTCGCAAAGATACTATCGCTGTCAACGAACAGATGCAAAGTTCACAACCAGAAATCTATGCAGGTGGTGATATTGTACGTGGTGGTGCAACCGTTATCCTTGCCATGGGCGATGGAAGAAGAGCCGCTGCAAACATGGCTGAACAATTGCTGGCTTAA
- a CDS encoding vancomycin high temperature exclusion protein, protein MKRNKQRKKRIFYSTTIIIVILGVITALCNIIVNKNAKGRTFNDINEVPTMQTALLLGTNPKARGGKRSSAFYMARINATAKLYKHGKFKHLIISGDKREGYDEPQTMRQDLMKRGVPDSIITMDGQGYRTLLSMRNIKQHFGVNNMIIISQKWHNERSIFLADKMNIKAVGYNADDVRHPRAIWTHIRELLARVKLFIDLYVTHRKDFCE, encoded by the coding sequence ATGAAAAGAAACAAACAGAGAAAGAAGCGAATCTTTTATTCTACCACCATTATCATTGTCATACTCGGAGTTATTACTGCATTGTGCAATATAATCGTTAATAAGAACGCAAAAGGAAGAACATTCAATGATATCAATGAAGTTCCCACGATGCAGACAGCCTTACTGCTCGGTACTAACCCAAAAGCAAGAGGCGGCAAAAGATCGAGTGCCTTCTATATGGCACGCATCAATGCTACTGCAAAACTTTACAAACACGGAAAGTTCAAACATCTCATCATCAGTGGAGACAAGCGCGAAGGATATGACGAACCACAGACTATGCGACAAGATCTGATGAAAAGAGGCGTACCCGACAGTATCATCACAATGGACGGACAAGGCTATCGTACCCTACTCTCTATGAGAAATATTAAGCAACACTTTGGAGTAAATAATATGATTATCATCTCACAGAAGTGGCACAATGAGCGCAGCATCTTCTTAGCAGACAAGATGAACATTAAAGCTGTGGGATATAATGCTGATGACGTACGACATCCAAGGGCGATATGGACACATATAAGGGAGTTACTGGCAAGAGTTAAACTATTTATTGACTTGTATGTTACACATCGGAAAGACTTCTGTGAGTAG
- a CDS encoding phosphoglycerate kinase, whose product MKINDFNFAGHKAIVRVDFNVPLDENGHVTDETRIRGALPTLKKVLADGGALIMMSHMGKPKGKVKPELSLSQIVKNVSNALGVEVKFAKDAGNAEAEAAALKPGEALLLENLRYYPEEEGKPVGVEKGTPEFDAAKAEMKERQKDFAKKLASYADVYVNDAFGTAHRKHASTAVIADYFDADHKMLGYLMEKEVTAIDNVLKNAQHPFTAIIGGSKVSSKLGVIKNLLDKVDNLIIGGGMGYTFIKAQGGKIGKSLHEDDLMPEALNVIAAAKEKGVNLSLSVATVCGKDFSNDTERQVFPIDQIPDEWEGMDASEESIEEWKKIILSSKTILWNGPVGVFELENFAKGTGEIAKTVAQATQENGAYSLVGGGDSVAAVNKFGLADKVSYVSTGGGAMLEAIEGKVLPGVAAIEK is encoded by the coding sequence ATGAAAATTAACGATTTTAACTTCGCTGGACATAAGGCTATCGTCCGCGTAGACTTCAATGTGCCTTTGGATGAGAATGGTCATGTAACTGACGAGACACGTATCCGTGGTGCTTTGCCAACACTGAAGAAGGTATTGGCTGATGGCGGTGCTCTCATCATGATGAGCCACATGGGTAAGCCAAAGGGAAAGGTGAAGCCAGAGCTTTCATTGAGCCAGATTGTTAAGAACGTAAGCAATGCTCTCGGCGTTGAGGTTAAGTTCGCTAAGGACGCTGGTAACGCTGAGGCTGAGGCTGCTGCATTGAAGCCAGGCGAGGCTCTCTTGCTTGAAAACCTCCGTTACTATCCAGAGGAGGAAGGCAAGCCAGTAGGTGTTGAGAAGGGAACTCCAGAGTTCGACGCTGCAAAGGCTGAGATGAAGGAACGTCAGAAGGACTTCGCTAAGAAGCTCGCTTCATACGCTGACGTATATGTAAACGATGCTTTCGGTACAGCTCACCGCAAGCACGCTTCTACAGCAGTTATTGCTGACTACTTTGATGCTGACCACAAGATGTTGGGTTACCTCATGGAGAAAGAGGTTACAGCTATCGACAACGTATTGAAGAACGCTCAGCATCCTTTCACCGCTATCATCGGTGGTTCAAAGGTTAGCTCTAAGCTCGGTGTTATCAAGAACCTCCTCGACAAGGTAGACAACCTCATCATTGGCGGTGGTATGGGTTATACCTTCATCAAGGCACAGGGTGGTAAGATTGGTAAGTCACTCCACGAGGACGACTTGATGCCAGAGGCATTGAACGTGATTGCTGCAGCTAAGGAGAAAGGTGTAAACCTTTCACTCTCTGTTGCTACTGTTTGTGGTAAGGACTTCTCTAACGATACAGAGCGTCAGGTATTCCCAATCGACCAGATTCCTGATGAGTGGGAAGGTATGGACGCATCAGAGGAGAGCATCGAGGAGTGGAAGAAGATTATCCTCTCTTCTAAGACAATCCTTTGGAATGGTCCTGTAGGCGTATTCGAGTTGGAGAACTTCGCTAAGGGTACTGGTGAGATTGCTAAGACTGTTGCACAGGCAACTCAGGAGAACGGTGCTTACTCACTCGTAGGTGGTGGTGACTCTGTTGCTGCTGTTAACAAGTTTGGTCTTGCAGACAAGGTTTCTTACGTATCTACTGGTGGTGGTGCTATGCTCGAGGCTATCGAGGGTAAGGTACTCCCAGGTGTAGCTGCTATCGAGAAGTAA
- the cas1 gene encoding CRISPR-associated endonuclease Cas1, producing the protein MELILNTFGVSLNRDNEGFVINTSEGKQRIPAVGIDSIQISRGAQITSDAVMLAIEHEIEVMFMDKTGKPIGRIWSPKYGSISTIRKGQLNFIYSHNAVDWIKEVLLKKIENQQALMLLFNNDDHPETDTEKNIARLEDYRNKIRTLDGDIVNDIAPMLRGWEGQASRIYFSTINAFLPEQFRFNIRSQHPALDITNAFLNYGYGILYGRIEGALIKAGVDPYIGVLHRDDYNRPVLVYDIIEMYRIWVDYVVYTLLAQNVITEEFYSVREDGSYWLEALGRRVLIQSLNDYMDEVVTVKGVTRSRLTILSLYAQSLAQKFKEEM; encoded by the coding sequence ATGGAATTAATACTCAACACATTTGGCGTTTCACTTAATCGTGACAATGAAGGTTTCGTTATCAATACATCTGAGGGTAAACAACGCATACCTGCTGTAGGCATAGATAGCATACAAATCAGCCGTGGTGCACAGATAACAAGTGATGCCGTGATGCTCGCCATAGAACACGAGATAGAAGTAATGTTCATGGACAAGACTGGAAAACCTATCGGACGTATATGGAGTCCTAAATATGGTAGTATTTCTACTATTCGTAAAGGGCAGTTGAACTTTATCTACTCTCACAATGCTGTAGACTGGATAAAGGAAGTCTTGCTCAAGAAGATAGAAAATCAACAGGCTCTGATGTTACTTTTCAACAATGATGACCATCCGGAAACAGATACAGAAAAAAACATAGCAAGATTAGAAGACTACCGCAACAAAATCCGTACACTTGATGGCGACATTGTTAATGATATAGCTCCTATGTTACGTGGATGGGAGGGACAAGCCTCACGCATATATTTCAGCACTATAAATGCATTCCTTCCGGAGCAGTTTCGCTTCAATATCCGCTCACAACATCCTGCGCTCGACATCACAAATGCGTTCCTCAATTATGGTTATGGTATCCTCTACGGCCGCATTGAGGGAGCGCTTATTAAAGCAGGAGTTGACCCATACATTGGTGTTCTACACCGTGACGACTACAATCGTCCCGTTCTTGTCTATGATATCATCGAGATGTACCGTATCTGGGTAGATTATGTTGTCTATACACTTCTTGCACAAAATGTTATTACAGAGGAGTTTTATTCTGTTCGTGAAGATGGCTCTTACTGGCTTGAAGCCCTTGGACGTCGTGTACTCATACAATCACTCAACGACTACATGGACGAGGTGGTAACCGTAAAAGGAGTAACAAGGTCTCGTTTGACTATACTCTCACTCTATGCACAATCCCTTGCCCAAAAATTTAAAGAGGAAATGTAA
- a CDS encoding LytTR family DNA-binding domain-containing protein → MKQLLIIQNGSTEMMRLAFDEILYIRSDGNYCVMTLSNGEEIQLWMNLKAITELIDQQMRQQEIVFVRVGKQYVLNLHYISRIDTKKDQLSLWRKELSQKIVLDSISHKALQLLEEGLKQKQNEL, encoded by the coding sequence GTGAAACAGCTGTTAATCATACAAAACGGAAGCACAGAAATGATGCGACTGGCGTTTGACGAGATACTTTATATCCGGTCAGACGGCAACTATTGTGTGATGACACTTTCAAATGGTGAGGAGATACAGCTTTGGATGAACCTCAAAGCCATTACAGAACTCATTGACCAACAGATGCGACAGCAAGAAATCGTATTTGTAAGAGTGGGTAAACAATACGTTCTCAACCTTCACTATATCAGTAGAATTGACACGAAGAAGGACCAGCTGAGCCTGTGGAGAAAAGAACTATCACAAAAGATAGTACTCGATTCTATCTCCCATAAGGCGTTGCAACTTCTTGAAGAGGGTTTAAAACAAAAGCAGAATGAGCTATAG
- the serS gene encoding serine--tRNA ligase, whose translation MLTLKLISEETERVIKGLEKKHFNGAREAVEKVLEYDRLRRETQQKLDTNKQQQNQLSKQIGGLMKEGKKDEANKIKEEVALLKSSDKALQEIMEKAQKDMTEVLLTIPNIPNEIVPEGKSAEDNVVVKEGGEKPALPADALCHWDLLKKFNLVDFDLGVKITGAGFPLYIGKMARFQRALEAFFLDEARKSGYLEVQPPLVVNQESGQATGQLPDKEGQMYHATLDDLYLIPTAEVPVTNIFRDEILNEQDLPIKRCAYSACFRREAGSYGKDVRGLNRLHQFDKVEIVRIDKPENSYKSLEEMLVHVEGLLKKLELPYHILRLCGGDMSFTAALCYDFEVWSAAQERWLEVSSVSNFESYQANRLHCRFRHTEDKKIELCHTLNGSALALPRIVAAIIENNQTPEGIRVPKVLVPYCGFKILDDKMD comes from the coding sequence ATGCTTACATTAAAGCTCATCAGTGAAGAAACTGAACGCGTTATCAAAGGATTGGAGAAGAAACACTTCAATGGTGCACGTGAGGCAGTTGAGAAAGTATTGGAATATGACCGTCTGCGTCGTGAGACTCAGCAGAAGCTTGACACAAACAAGCAGCAGCAGAATCAGCTCTCGAAGCAGATTGGTGGACTGATGAAAGAAGGAAAGAAAGACGAAGCTAACAAGATAAAGGAAGAGGTAGCACTCTTAAAGTCTTCTGATAAGGCTCTCCAGGAAATTATGGAGAAGGCACAGAAGGATATGACGGAGGTTTTGCTGACCATTCCTAATATTCCTAACGAGATTGTACCAGAAGGTAAGAGTGCCGAAGACAATGTTGTTGTAAAGGAAGGTGGCGAGAAGCCTGCCCTACCTGCTGATGCTTTGTGCCATTGGGACTTGCTGAAAAAGTTTAATTTAGTTGACTTCGACCTCGGTGTGAAGATTACTGGTGCTGGTTTCCCACTCTATATCGGTAAGATGGCTCGCTTCCAGCGTGCCTTAGAGGCCTTCTTCCTCGATGAAGCTCGTAAGAGCGGTTACTTAGAGGTACAGCCACCATTGGTAGTAAATCAGGAGTCTGGTCAGGCGACTGGTCAGTTGCCAGATAAGGAGGGACAGATGTATCACGCAACACTTGACGACCTCTACCTCATCCCAACGGCTGAGGTTCCTGTAACCAACATCTTCCGTGACGAGATTCTTAACGAGCAAGACCTACCTATCAAGCGTTGCGCTTACTCTGCTTGTTTCCGTCGTGAGGCTGGTAGCTATGGTAAGGACGTACGTGGTTTGAACCGTTTGCATCAGTTTGACAAGGTTGAGATTGTACGTATTGACAAGCCAGAGAACTCTTATAAATCATTAGAAGAGATGCTTGTACACGTTGAAGGCCTTTTGAAAAAGCTGGAGTTGCCATATCACATCCTTCGTCTTTGCGGTGGAGATATGAGTTTCACAGCTGCTCTCTGCTATGATTTCGAGGTATGGAGTGCTGCTCAGGAGCGTTGGTTGGAGGTTTCAAGCGTATCAAACTTTGAAAGCTATCAGGCTAATCGTCTGCACTGCCGCTTCCGTCATACAGAAGATAAGAAGATTGAACTCTGTCATACACTCAATGGTTCAGCACTTGCTCTGCCACGTATCGTTGCAGCTATCATCGAGAACAACCAGACTCCAGAGGGAATCCGTGTACCAAAAGTACTCGTACCTTACTGTGGTTTCAAGATTCTCGACGACAAGATGGACTAA